One genomic region from Chiloscyllium plagiosum isolate BGI_BamShark_2017 chromosome 21, ASM401019v2, whole genome shotgun sequence encodes:
- the LOC122560828 gene encoding myeloid-associated differentiation marker homolog gives MPGIVNYKSVTGPVGIVRFFEIFLSCTAFSLVAHVRQYSGSYGGWCMFSWCFSFTVSVLIVLLELTALNSRIPISWDDFTASFAMLATLMNLTASIIYPTIFLTPNIQTGEDFKIAATVMSCLCFVAYAIEVGLTRARPGEINGFLKTVPGLLKVLEAFIACIIFVIIEGSYHVNAGRQWCMAVYCICFIITFSIIILTIAKLITRLPFPVERFLTAYNIMAVLMYLTATIIWPVFCFSEHYGQPTRSSYCGKSHCKWDNQVIVTVLTFANLIVYIVDLVYSARLVFVSQA, from the coding sequence ATGCCTGGGATTGTGAATTATAAATCAGTGACAGGTCCAGTAGGAATTGTAAGATTCTTCGAAATCTTTCTCTCATGTACAGCTTTCAGCCTGGTCGCCCATGTGAGGCAATACAGCGGATCTTATGGAGGTTGGTGCATGTTTTCCTGGTGCTTCTCATTCACTGTCTCAGTTCTGATTGTCTTGCTGGAGCTGACAGCCCTGAACTCGAGGATTCCGATATCCTGGGATGACTTCACAGCTTCCTTTGCAATGCTTGCTACACTGATGAACTTAACAGCCTCGATTATCTACCCAACCATTTTCCTCACACCCAACATTCAGACCGGCGAAGACTTTAAAATAGCTGCCACTGTCATGAGTTGCTTGTGCTTTGTTGCTTATGCGATCGAAGTTGGCCTCACCCGGGCAAGACCTGGTGAAATCAATGGATTTTTAAAGACTGTTCCTGGACTCCTGAAAGTGTTGGAAGCTTTCATTGCCTGTATTATCTTTGTGATTATAGAGGGCTCATATCACGTCAATGCCGGGCGGCAGTGGTGCATGGCTGTGTATTGCATATGCTTCATCATCACCTTTTCTATTATCATTCTAACCATAGCAAAACTCATTACAAGGCTACCCTTTCCAGTTGAGAGATTTTTGACAGCCTATAACATAATGGCTGTATTAATGTACCTTACTGCAACAATCATCTGGCCAGTCTTTTGTTTCAGTGAACACTATGGCCAGCCAACCAGATCATCCTACTGTGGCAAAAGCCACTGCAAATGGGACAATCAGGTCATAGTAACTGTGTTAACCTTTGCAAATCTTATTGTATACATTGTGGATCTGGTTTATTCTGCCAGGTTAGTGTTTGTTTCTCAAGCATAG